A window of the Deinococcus gobiensis I-0 genome harbors these coding sequences:
- a CDS encoding ABC-F family ATP-binding cassette domain-containing protein, whose amino-acid sequence MSTLLRAEHLSLTYGERPVLADVSLSVASGERVALLGRNGAGKTTLLRVLTGELRPEEGEVWRAPGLRVAVLAQHHAHPAGVSVRELVDAAHPYREAEEELLALEADLGDPERLAAWSALHARLDAAEAYAWPARARRILGMLDLTRFQGREAATLSGGERTRLALALALAQEPDLLVLDEPTNHLDIRMREWLEGELRAFAGGALLTSHDRDFLDAVAGRSLWLAGGEATEYPGGYTRAAAQRDLERRTQARAARLSGQERGRLEGSAEWLDLRGRRSAALRTRAGRVEVAEAPLPERQIRMRLLAGTARARVVAWGEHLSKSYGERLILSDASFKLRQGDRVALMGANGTGKTTLMRLLSGETFPDPPASEQAAPPTLQFAGGVTVASLDQIWHGLTPGEGLRAQFERRFGNRTNGLLGRAGFTEADWPKTPEQLSGGERARAGLALVSALRADVLLLDEPTNHLDVEALQALEGAVQAYAGAVVIVTHDRRFAREVATRLWVIEDRELREVAGWGAREYGDPARSLEGDPPPPPPPPTPRQRLGRLETRLGEVRRDLDALPGSLSGREEGRLRAQAHALQQELYALYAEVHAAPQWDEQVREPPLTVRAQRLGDWAGGGGGGMFWAAHDESCPHLAWDGRTLRFSGPVEAWYGAALLGGALRVLFERWNVGRAQLGEAGPVLTRRQYFERTGTVRPAGPPGWSPLPAAAPLLRSSG is encoded by the coding sequence ATGTCCACGCTGCTGCGCGCCGAACACCTCTCCCTGACCTACGGCGAGCGCCCGGTACTCGCGGACGTGTCGCTGAGCGTGGCGTCGGGCGAGCGCGTGGCCCTGCTCGGCCGCAACGGCGCGGGCAAGACCACGCTGCTGCGGGTGCTGACCGGCGAACTGCGCCCCGAGGAAGGCGAGGTCTGGCGCGCGCCGGGCCTGCGCGTCGCCGTCCTCGCGCAGCACCACGCCCACCCGGCGGGCGTCAGCGTGCGCGAACTGGTGGACGCCGCGCACCCCTACCGCGAGGCCGAGGAGGAGCTGCTGGCCCTGGAGGCCGACCTGGGCGACCCGGAGCGCCTCGCGGCCTGGAGCGCGCTGCACGCCCGGCTCGACGCCGCCGAGGCCTACGCGTGGCCGGCGCGGGCGCGGCGCATCCTGGGGATGCTCGACCTCACGCGCTTTCAGGGCCGCGAGGCCGCGACGCTCTCGGGCGGCGAGCGCACCCGGCTGGCCCTCGCACTCGCGCTGGCGCAGGAACCCGACCTGCTGGTCCTCGACGAGCCGACCAACCACCTCGACATCCGCATGCGCGAGTGGCTGGAGGGCGAACTGCGGGCCTTCGCGGGCGGCGCGCTGCTCACCAGCCATGACCGCGACTTTCTGGACGCGGTGGCCGGGCGCTCGCTGTGGCTCGCGGGCGGCGAGGCCACCGAGTACCCGGGCGGCTACACCCGCGCCGCCGCCCAGCGCGACCTGGAGCGGCGCACCCAGGCCCGGGCCGCCCGCCTGAGCGGCCAGGAGCGCGGGCGACTGGAGGGGAGCGCCGAGTGGCTGGACCTGCGCGGCCGGCGTTCGGCGGCGCTGCGTACGCGGGCCGGGCGGGTCGAGGTCGCCGAGGCGCCGCTGCCCGAGCGCCAGATCCGCATGCGGCTGCTGGCCGGCACGGCGCGCGCCCGCGTGGTGGCCTGGGGCGAGCACCTCTCCAAGAGTTACGGTGAACGGTTGATCCTCTCGGACGCCAGCTTCAAGCTGCGCCAGGGCGACCGCGTGGCCCTGATGGGCGCCAACGGTACCGGCAAGACCACCCTGATGCGCCTGCTGTCGGGCGAGACCTTTCCCGATCCGCCGGCCTCCGAGCAGGCCGCGCCTCCCACGCTGCAATTCGCGGGCGGGGTCACGGTGGCGAGCCTCGACCAGATCTGGCACGGCCTGACGCCGGGCGAGGGCCTGCGCGCGCAGTTTGAGCGCCGCTTCGGGAACCGCACGAACGGGCTGCTGGGCCGCGCGGGCTTTACCGAGGCCGACTGGCCCAAGACCCCCGAGCAGCTCTCGGGCGGCGAGCGGGCGCGCGCGGGACTGGCGCTGGTCAGCGCGCTGCGCGCCGACGTCCTGCTGCTCGACGAGCCGACCAACCACCTCGACGTCGAGGCCCTGCAGGCGCTCGAGGGCGCGGTGCAGGCCTACGCAGGCGCGGTCGTGATCGTGACGCACGACCGCCGCTTCGCGCGTGAGGTCGCCACGCGGCTGTGGGTCATCGAGGACCGCGAGCTGCGCGAAGTCGCCGGCTGGGGCGCGCGCGAGTACGGCGATCCCGCCCGCAGCCTGGAGGGCGACCCGCCGCCCCCACCCCCGCCGCCCACGCCCCGGCAGCGCCTGGGCCGCCTGGAAACCCGGCTGGGCGAGGTGCGCCGCGACCTCGACGCCCTGCCCGGCAGTCTGAGCGGCCGCGAGGAGGGGCGGCTGCGGGCGCAGGCCCACGCGCTGCAACAGGAGCTTTATGCCCTGTACGCCGAGGTCCACGCGGCTCCGCAGTGGGACGAACAGGTCCGCGAGCCGCCCCTGACCGTGCGGGCGCAGCGACTGGGCGACTGGGCGGGCGGGGGCGGCGGGGGCATGTTCTGGGCCGCCCACGACGAGTCCTGTCCGCATCTGGCCTGGGATGGCCGCACCCTGCGCTTCTCGGGACCCGTGGAGGCGTGGTACGGCGCGGCGCTGCTGGGGGGAGCGCTGCGGGTGCTGTTCGAGCGCTGGAACGTGGGCCGGGCCCAGCTCGGCGAGGCCGGGCCGGTCCTGACCCGCCGCCAGTATTTCGAGCGGACCGGGACCGTGCGCCCGGCCGGGCCGCCCGGGTGGTCGCCGCTGCCCGCCGCCGCGCCGCTCCTGCGCTCCTCCGGATAA
- a CDS encoding amidase family protein, translating to MPLPVPDPILDLDVCALSAATRRGDLTCLEVTLTYLARLEAVNPRLRAVVAVNPQAAADAEALDALAAGARGTLHGVPILIKDNIDVAGLPTTAGSALLRAHVPAQDAPLVARLRAAGAVILGKTNLTEWANFMTLGMPNGYSSHGGQTVNPWNEPGGAVYDTGGSSSGSGAAVAARLAAAAIGTETSGSVVSPAHENAVIGLKPTLGFVPRTGIVPISHSQDTAGPITRSARDAALILGVIAGPDPSDEASRRFGPPHLVLDPQALSGAHLGIVGDEPGLDADEQEGLQTAVKTLRAAGAAPHDFAWPARAAGAGGWRMEVLVYEFRPALDAYLGGVTAGPRSLAEVIAANDADPERTLRYGQTLLHAAQGTRGDLSEKAYRQARERDLRLSRTEGFDVLFAQGLDAVVFPGIRGYAEAARAGYPSVAVPVPLARGGRPGGVLLVGPEGSDARLLSLASGLNRALGGVQFPPDWAAEAGTGEPVVSS from the coding sequence ATGCCGCTGCCCGTGCCCGACCCGATTCTGGACCTCGACGTCTGCGCGCTCTCGGCGGCCACCCGCCGGGGCGACCTGACCTGCCTGGAGGTGACGCTGACCTACCTCGCCCGGCTGGAGGCCGTCAATCCCCGGCTGCGCGCGGTGGTCGCCGTCAACCCGCAGGCCGCCGCCGACGCCGAGGCCCTCGACGCCCTGGCCGCCGGGGCGCGCGGCACGCTGCACGGCGTGCCCATCCTCATCAAGGACAACATCGACGTGGCCGGGCTGCCCACCACCGCCGGCAGCGCGCTGCTGCGTGCCCACGTGCCCGCGCAGGACGCGCCGCTCGTCGCCCGGCTGCGCGCGGCGGGGGCGGTCATCCTGGGCAAGACCAACCTGACCGAGTGGGCCAACTTCATGACGCTGGGAATGCCCAACGGGTACTCCTCGCACGGCGGCCAGACGGTCAATCCCTGGAACGAGCCGGGCGGCGCGGTCTACGACACCGGAGGCAGTTCGTCGGGCAGCGGCGCGGCGGTCGCGGCGCGGCTGGCGGCGGCGGCCATCGGCACCGAGACGAGCGGCAGCGTCGTCAGCCCGGCGCACGAGAACGCGGTCATCGGCCTCAAGCCCACGCTGGGCTTCGTGCCGCGCACCGGCATCGTGCCCATCAGCCACAGCCAGGACACCGCCGGCCCCATCACCCGCAGCGCCCGTGACGCCGCGCTGATCCTGGGCGTGATCGCCGGGCCGGACCCGAGCGACGAAGCCAGCCGCCGCTTCGGGCCGCCGCATCTGGTCCTCGACCCGCAGGCCCTGTCCGGCGCACATCTGGGCATCGTCGGCGACGAGCCGGGCCTGGACGCCGACGAGCAGGAGGGCCTTCAGACGGCCGTGAAGACCCTGCGCGCGGCGGGCGCGGCCCCACACGACTTCGCGTGGCCGGCGCGGGCCGCCGGGGCCGGGGGCTGGCGGATGGAGGTGCTGGTCTACGAGTTCCGGCCGGCCCTCGACGCCTACCTGGGCGGGGTCACGGCCGGCCCGCGCTCGCTGGCCGAGGTGATCGCGGCCAACGACGCCGACCCGGAGCGGACCCTGCGCTATGGCCAGACGCTGCTGCACGCTGCCCAGGGCACGCGCGGCGACCTCTCGGAAAAGGCGTACCGGCAGGCCCGTGAACGCGACCTGCGTCTGTCGCGCACCGAGGGCTTCGACGTGCTGTTCGCCCAGGGCCTGGACGCCGTGGTGTTTCCCGGCATCCGGGGCTACGCCGAGGCGGCGCGGGCGGGCTACCCCAGCGTGGCGGTGCCGGTGCCGCTGGCGCGCGGCGGGCGGCCCGGCGGCGTGCTGCTCGTCGGCCCCGAGGGCAGCGACGCCCGGCTGCTCTCGCTCGCTTCTGGCCTGAACCGCGCGCTGGGCGGCGTGCAGTTTCCGCCCGACTGGGCGGCCGAGGCGGGGACCGGCGAGCCGGTCGTTTCTTCCTGA
- a CDS encoding prephenate dehydratase produces MSVPATTPQATSDPEPTGHGTQEQPGPTVAFQGNPGSYGEIAALNALPVVGETRGYPTFHEVARAVESGEADYGVLPVENSLMGAILQAIDLLSDTELHVTGEVVVRVSHCLMALPGVDLGDVARVYSQQPALDQCTGLIRKHGWQAVAAHDTAGSARDLAERGARDEAAIASRRAAELYGLNVLQSEVEDEPFNFTRFMTLARHEPAPSDAPHKTSLVFAVRHTPGFLLEALNELRGLNLSRIESRPRRDRAWSYLIYVDIEGRADDPQVALALAGVLRKASYAKILGSYPAATGTVG; encoded by the coding sequence ATGAGCGTTCCGGCCACGACCCCGCAGGCCACTTCCGACCCCGAGCCGACCGGGCACGGCACCCAGGAGCAGCCCGGCCCGACGGTGGCCTTTCAGGGCAATCCCGGCAGCTACGGCGAGATCGCGGCGCTGAACGCCCTGCCGGTCGTGGGCGAGACGCGCGGCTACCCGACCTTCCACGAGGTCGCCCGCGCGGTCGAGTCGGGCGAGGCCGACTACGGCGTGCTGCCGGTCGAGAACAGCCTGATGGGCGCGATCCTCCAGGCCATCGACCTCCTGAGCGACACCGAGCTGCACGTGACCGGCGAGGTCGTGGTGCGCGTCTCGCACTGCCTGATGGCGCTGCCGGGCGTGGACCTGGGCGACGTCGCGCGCGTCTACAGCCAGCAGCCCGCGCTGGACCAGTGCACCGGCCTCATCCGCAAGCACGGCTGGCAGGCGGTCGCCGCGCACGACACTGCCGGAAGTGCGCGCGACCTCGCCGAACGGGGCGCACGCGACGAGGCCGCCATCGCCAGCCGCCGCGCTGCCGAGCTGTACGGCCTGAACGTGTTGCAGAGCGAGGTCGAGGACGAGCCCTTCAACTTCACCCGCTTCATGACACTGGCCCGCCACGAGCCCGCGCCCAGCGACGCGCCGCACAAGACCAGCCTGGTGTTCGCGGTGCGGCACACGCCGGGCTTCCTGCTCGAAGCGCTGAACGAGCTGCGCGGCCTGAACCTCTCGCGCATCGAGAGCCGGCCCCGCCGCGACCGCGCCTGGAGCTACCTCATCTATGTGGACATCGAGGGCCGCGCCGACGACCCACAGGTGGCCCTGGCCCTGGCCGGCGTACTGCGCAAGGCCAGCTACGCCAAGATCCTGGGCAGCTACCCGGCCGCGACCGGCACCGTGGGCTGA
- a CDS encoding alpha/beta hydrolase family protein: MRRLLPLMFSLALGTAHAADVAARTLTLDLGGVPSRAELLLPPGAAPAPLVLLIQGTGPEDRDGSYAVPGSVVQGSLGALARRLAAQGFAVMRYDKRYAAQSFDPATAQAAQAGYAALSMRDLLADARTALDVARRQPGVAAGPVFVYGWSEGSVVAASLAQEVGARGLIVQGPVVDGFAETFADQFAATGLAYLTPYAQNGKIDLKGVLAALGGPGSPLAKSQAALLLDRDSTPQQPKLAGILDTDGDGRLDLRAEVAPRIVEFYRLLMAASPLYAPATSLPPLGELASRLRMPVLILQGENDGNVNARYAIQLDAALRAARNTQVTLKLYPGLGHSLGPAADITRDVFAPMAAPPMNDMAAWMKAQMRR; this comes from the coding sequence ATGAGACGGCTCCTTCCCCTGATGTTCTCGCTGGCCCTCGGGACCGCGCACGCCGCAGACGTGGCGGCCCGCACCCTGACCCTGGACCTGGGCGGCGTGCCCAGCCGCGCCGAACTGCTGCTGCCCCCCGGCGCGGCCCCGGCCCCGCTCGTGCTGCTCATCCAGGGCACCGGCCCCGAGGACCGCGACGGTAGCTACGCCGTGCCCGGCAGCGTGGTCCAGGGGTCGCTGGGCGCGCTGGCCCGCCGCCTCGCCGCGCAGGGCTTCGCGGTCATGCGCTACGACAAGCGCTACGCCGCCCAGAGCTTCGACCCGGCGACCGCCCAGGCCGCCCAGGCGGGGTACGCCGCCCTGAGCATGCGCGACCTGCTGGCCGACGCGCGCACGGCGCTGGACGTGGCCCGTCGCCAGCCGGGAGTCGCGGCGGGGCCGGTGTTCGTCTACGGCTGGAGCGAGGGCAGCGTCGTGGCCGCGTCGCTGGCCCAGGAGGTCGGGGCACGCGGGCTGATCGTGCAGGGGCCGGTCGTGGACGGTTTCGCCGAGACCTTCGCCGACCAGTTCGCTGCCACCGGGCTGGCCTACCTGACCCCCTATGCCCAGAACGGCAAGATCGACCTGAAGGGCGTCCTGGCAGCGCTGGGCGGGCCGGGCAGCCCCCTGGCGAAGTCGCAGGCGGCGCTGCTCCTCGACCGCGACAGCACGCCGCAGCAGCCCAAACTGGCGGGCATTCTGGACACCGACGGCGACGGGCGACTGGACCTGCGGGCCGAGGTCGCGCCCAGAATCGTGGAGTTCTACCGGCTCCTGATGGCGGCCTCGCCGCTGTATGCCCCGGCCACCAGCCTGCCCCCCCTGGGCGAACTGGCCTCCAGGCTGCGGATGCCGGTGCTGATCCTCCAGGGCGAGAACGACGGCAACGTCAATGCCCGGTACGCTATCCAACTGGACGCGGCGCTGCGGGCCGCCAGAAACACCCAGGTCACGCTGAAGCTCTATCCGGGGCTGGGGCACTCGCTGGGGCCGGCCGCCGACATTACGCGCGACGTGTTCGCCCCGATGGCCGCGCCGCCCATGAACGACATGGCCGCCTGGATGAAGGCGCAAATGCGGCGCTGA
- a CDS encoding YciI-like protein gives MRHYLLTYRFRYADHAERRVPHRGAHLAHARAAAERGELLLGGALADPMDGAVLLFRAEGPQPARAFAEADPYVQAGLVESWDVREWTTVVGEGAAHRV, from the coding sequence ATGCGCCATTACCTGCTGACGTACCGTTTCCGCTACGCCGACCACGCCGAGCGCCGCGTGCCGCACCGGGGGGCGCACCTCGCCCATGCCCGGGCCGCCGCCGAACGCGGAGAGCTACTGCTGGGCGGCGCGCTCGCCGACCCGATGGACGGGGCCGTCCTGCTGTTCCGCGCCGAGGGGCCGCAGCCTGCGCGGGCCTTCGCCGAGGCCGACCCCTACGTGCAGGCGGGACTGGTCGAGTCGTGGGACGTGCGGGAATGGACGACGGTGGTGGGCGAGGGCGCGGCGCACAGGGTCTGA
- a CDS encoding HAD family hydrolase translates to MLVLDLDETLWHGQATGAGIGFALRPCLGKFLYGVAGPYDLAVWTSASEDWMRAGLAAVRAATGFDLAGRAVFLWDRSRCSLRRLEDGDFGWHKPARKFRAGWIRSKYPRTRIPALDDLASNYAAGYGHLIRIEAWTGAPEDRELRRLARYLASIVHEADLRAVEKRGWASRTPSED, encoded by the coding sequence TTGCTGGTTCTCGATCTGGATGAGACGCTTTGGCATGGTCAGGCCACCGGGGCGGGGATCGGCTTCGCCCTGCGTCCCTGCCTGGGCAAATTTCTGTATGGCGTGGCCGGGCCGTACGACCTCGCCGTCTGGACTTCGGCCAGCGAAGACTGGATGCGGGCCGGGTTGGCCGCCGTGAGGGCCGCGACCGGCTTCGACCTCGCAGGCCGGGCCGTTTTTCTCTGGGACCGCTCCCGCTGTTCGCTTCGGCGACTGGAAGACGGAGACTTCGGGTGGCACAAACCGGCCCGCAAGTTCCGGGCCGGCTGGATTCGGTCGAAATATCCCCGGACCCGCATCCCGGCGCTCGACGATCTGGCCTCCAACTACGCCGCCGGGTACGGCCACCTGATCAGGATCGAGGCCTGGACAGGGGCCCCGGAGGACCGGGAGTTGCGGCGTCTGGCACGGTATCTCGCTTCCATCGTCCACGAGGCCGATCTCCGGGCAGTCGAGAAACGTGGCTGGGCCAGCCGCACGCCGTCAGAGGACTAA
- the metH gene encoding methionine synthase: MTTHKTRPDIRTEAHRRILILDGAWGTQLQRAGLTEADFRWDGADPLRMYRGNFDLLQLTRPDVIRQVHRDYFAAGADIASTNTFNSTTISQADYGTEALAFAMNEAGARLAREVADEFTARDGKPRWVAGSVGPTNRTATLSPDVERPEFRNVTYDDLVEAYTSAVRGLMAGGADLILLETVFDTLNAKAALFACDEAFAAEGRRLPVMLSGTITDASGRTLSGQTPEAFAVSTEHAHLFSLGLNCALGADLLRPHLRAIAANTGALVSVHPNAGLPNAFGEYDETPEHTASVLADFAREGLVNIVGGCCGTTPEHIRAIADAMSALPPRTAPERTPYLRLSGLEAFTLTPETNFVNVGERTNVTGSPKFAQAILAGDYDAGLKIARQQVTNGAQVVDINFDEGMLDGEAAMVKFLNLLAGEPDISRVPLMLDSSKWEILEAGLKRVQGKAIVNSISLKDGEEKFLERARRLRRYGAAAVVMAFDERGQADNLQRRQEITARAYKLLTEQADFPPQDIIFDPNVLTVATGIEEHDRYALDFIEATRWIKANLPGALVSGGISNVSFSFRGNNHVREAMHAVFLYHAIRAGLDMGIVNAGMLAVYADIEPELRDAVEDVILARRPDATERLLTLADQYKGIKREAAAQSAWREQPVAQRLTHALVQGITDHVEADAEEAYRELGSPLAVIEGPLMDGMNVVGDLFGAGQMFLPQVVKSARVMKRAVAYLTPYMEAEQQESGGKGKVLLATVKGDVHDIGKNIVGVVLACNGYQVTDLGVMVPTEKVLDEAQRIGADVIGLSGLITPSLDEMVGVAREMTRRGMTQPLLIGGATTSRAHTAVKIDPAYEGTVVHVLDASRAVTTTSDLLADEAGYRERIRGEYDALRERHGGRQVRLISIAEARERAPQLAAPTPPAPRQPGRQVIEQPIAGLLDYIDWTPFFIAWEMKGIYPNILTDPLRGEEARKLFADAQALLRRVVDEGLMQARGVIGLWPAHREGDDIVLEPLAQAETLDHRTHEIAAGRERLPHRTRLHTLRQQREQGTPNVALADYVAEGADHIGAFAVAIHGAEELARAFEAAHDDYNSILVKAVADRLAEAFAEKLHRDVRRNHWGYAPDETLDNADLIRERYDGIRPAPGYPAQPDHTEKRTLFALLDAGEVGLSLTDSCAMLPAAAVSGLYFAHPEARYFAVGRIGKDQVEDYAARKGWALEEAERWLGPLLAYDPAAAPPPAEVSVSGGAA; encoded by the coding sequence GTGACGACGCACAAGACCCGCCCGGACATCCGTACCGAGGCGCACCGCCGTATCCTGATTCTCGACGGGGCCTGGGGCACGCAGCTTCAGCGTGCGGGCCTCACCGAAGCCGACTTCCGCTGGGACGGGGCCGACCCCCTGCGGATGTACCGGGGCAACTTCGACCTGCTGCAACTGACCAGGCCCGACGTGATCCGGCAGGTCCACCGCGACTATTTCGCGGCGGGCGCGGACATCGCCAGCACGAACACCTTCAACTCGACGACCATCTCGCAGGCCGACTACGGCACGGAAGCCCTGGCCTTCGCCATGAACGAGGCCGGAGCCCGGCTGGCGCGCGAGGTGGCCGACGAGTTCACGGCCCGGGACGGCAAACCGCGCTGGGTGGCGGGCAGCGTGGGGCCGACCAACCGCACCGCGACCCTGTCGCCGGATGTCGAGCGCCCCGAGTTCCGCAACGTGACCTACGACGATCTGGTCGAGGCCTATACCAGCGCCGTGCGCGGCCTGATGGCGGGCGGGGCCGACCTGATCCTGCTGGAGACCGTGTTCGACACGCTGAATGCCAAGGCGGCGCTGTTCGCCTGCGACGAAGCCTTCGCCGCCGAGGGCCGCCGCCTGCCCGTGATGCTCTCGGGGACGATCACCGACGCCTCGGGGCGCACGCTGAGCGGACAGACGCCCGAAGCGTTTGCGGTCAGCACCGAGCACGCCCACCTGTTCTCGCTGGGGCTGAACTGCGCGCTCGGGGCCGACCTGCTGCGCCCCCACCTGCGGGCCATCGCGGCGAACACGGGCGCGCTGGTCTCGGTCCACCCGAACGCGGGCCTGCCCAACGCCTTCGGGGAGTACGACGAGACGCCCGAACACACGGCTTCGGTGCTGGCCGACTTCGCGCGCGAGGGGCTGGTGAACATCGTGGGGGGTTGCTGCGGCACCACGCCCGAGCACATCCGCGCGATTGCCGACGCCATGAGCGCCCTGCCGCCGCGCACCGCCCCCGAGCGCACGCCGTACCTGCGCCTGAGCGGCCTGGAGGCCTTCACCCTCACGCCCGAGACCAACTTCGTGAACGTGGGCGAGCGCACCAACGTGACGGGCAGCCCCAAATTCGCGCAGGCGATCCTGGCCGGGGACTACGACGCGGGCCTCAAGATCGCGCGCCAGCAGGTCACGAACGGGGCGCAGGTCGTGGACATCAATTTCGACGAGGGAATGCTCGACGGCGAGGCCGCGATGGTCAAGTTCCTGAACCTGCTCGCCGGAGAGCCGGACATCAGCCGCGTGCCGCTGATGCTGGACAGCTCCAAGTGGGAGATTCTGGAAGCGGGCCTCAAGCGCGTGCAGGGCAAGGCCATCGTCAACTCGATTTCCCTCAAGGACGGCGAGGAGAAGTTCCTGGAGCGCGCGCGGCGGCTGCGGCGCTACGGGGCGGCGGCGGTGGTCATGGCCTTCGACGAGCGCGGACAGGCCGACAACCTCCAGCGCCGCCAGGAGATCACCGCGCGCGCGTACAAACTGCTCACCGAACAGGCCGACTTCCCGCCGCAGGACATCATCTTCGACCCGAACGTGCTGACCGTGGCGACGGGCATCGAGGAGCACGACCGCTACGCGCTGGATTTCATCGAGGCGACGCGCTGGATCAAGGCGAACCTGCCGGGCGCGCTCGTGTCGGGCGGGATTTCCAACGTGAGCTTCAGCTTCCGGGGCAACAACCACGTGCGCGAGGCGATGCACGCGGTGTTCCTGTACCACGCGATCCGCGCGGGGCTGGACATGGGCATCGTGAACGCGGGGATGCTGGCCGTGTACGCCGATATCGAACCCGAGCTGCGCGACGCGGTCGAGGACGTGATCCTGGCCCGGCGACCCGACGCGACCGAGCGGCTGCTGACGCTGGCGGATCAGTACAAGGGCATCAAGCGCGAGGCCGCCGCCCAGAGCGCGTGGCGTGAGCAGCCCGTGGCGCAGCGGCTGACGCACGCGCTCGTGCAGGGCATCACCGACCATGTCGAGGCCGACGCCGAGGAGGCCTACCGCGAACTCGGCTCGCCGCTCGCGGTCATCGAGGGGCCGCTGATGGACGGCATGAACGTGGTGGGCGACCTCTTCGGCGCGGGCCAGATGTTCCTGCCGCAGGTCGTCAAGTCGGCGCGCGTGATGAAGCGGGCGGTGGCCTACCTCACGCCCTACATGGAGGCCGAGCAGCAGGAGAGCGGCGGCAAGGGCAAGGTGCTGCTGGCGACCGTGAAGGGCGACGTCCACGACATCGGCAAGAACATCGTGGGCGTGGTGCTGGCCTGCAACGGCTATCAGGTGACCGACCTGGGCGTGATGGTGCCGACCGAGAAGGTGCTCGACGAGGCGCAGCGCATCGGCGCGGACGTGATCGGCCTCTCGGGCCTCATCACCCCCAGCCTCGACGAGATGGTGGGCGTGGCCCGCGAGATGACGCGCCGGGGCATGACACAGCCCCTCCTCATCGGCGGCGCGACGACCAGCCGCGCCCACACGGCGGTCAAGATTGACCCGGCCTACGAGGGCACGGTGGTCCACGTGCTCGACGCCAGCCGCGCCGTGACGACCACCTCCGACCTGCTGGCCGACGAGGCGGGCTACCGCGAGCGGATAAGAGGCGAGTACGACGCCCTGCGCGAGCGCCACGGCGGGCGGCAGGTGCGCCTCATTTCCATCGCGGAGGCGCGCGAGCGTGCGCCGCAGCTCGCGGCCCCCACGCCACCCGCGCCCCGGCAGCCGGGCCGGCAGGTGATCGAGCAGCCGATTGCGGGGCTGCTGGACTACATCGACTGGACGCCCTTTTTCATCGCCTGGGAGATGAAGGGCATCTACCCCAACATTCTGACCGACCCCCTGCGCGGTGAGGAGGCCCGCAAGCTATTCGCGGACGCCCAGGCGCTGCTGCGGCGCGTGGTGGACGAGGGGCTGATGCAGGCGCGCGGCGTGATCGGGCTGTGGCCCGCGCACCGTGAAGGCGACGACATCGTGCTGGAGCCGCTGGCCCAGGCCGAAACCCTCGACCACCGCACCCACGAGATCGCCGCCGGGCGCGAACGCCTGCCCCACCGCACACGCCTGCATACCCTGCGGCAGCAGCGCGAGCAGGGCACGCCGAACGTGGCCCTGGCCGACTATGTCGCGGAGGGGGCCGACCACATCGGCGCGTTCGCGGTCGCCATCCACGGGGCGGAGGAGTTGGCCCGGGCGTTCGAGGCCGCGCACGACGACTACAACTCGATTCTGGTCAAGGCCGTGGCCGACCGGCTGGCCGAGGCCTTCGCCGAGAAGCTGCACCGCGACGTGCGCCGGAACCACTGGGGCTATGCGCCGGACGAGACGCTGGACAACGCCGACCTCATCCGCGAGCGCTACGACGGCATCCGCCCCGCGCCGGGCTACCCCGCGCAGCCCGACCACACCGAGAAGCGCACCCTGTTCGCGCTGCTGGACGCCGGAGAGGTGGGCCTGAGCCTCACCGACTCGTGCGCGATGCTGCCCGCCGCCGCCGTCTCGGGGCTGTACTTCGCGCACCCCGAGGCCCGCTACTTCGCCGTGGGCCGCATCGGCAAGGATCAGGTCGAGGACTACGCCGCGCGCAAGGGCTGGGCCCTGGAGGAAGCCGAGCGCTGGCTGGGGCCGCTGCTGGCCTACGACCCGGCCGCCGCGCCGCCGCCCGCCGAGGTATCCGTTTCCGGAGGGGCGGCGTGA
- a CDS encoding methylenetetrahydrofolate reductase, with protein MTRISLELVPRSRSGLRAELDTVREHFPGVDTVNVPDLTRFSTRSWEGCAFARPHLRAIPHIRAIDLNPKEPLPMSGLLLAHEIDEVLIVTGDAPSDMNRRVYNVDAEAAIRRFRRELPHVRVYAGLDPYRQSFARERDYLERKLEAGAVGFFSQPFFDLRLMDTYADLLPEGAEMWWGVTNVTTEGSANYWASRNNAVFPRSFDLSLEWNRKLAGDALHFARDRGQHVYFQPIRTDLREYLEGIL; from the coding sequence GTGACCCGCATCTCGCTGGAACTCGTGCCGCGCAGCCGCTCGGGCCTGCGCGCCGAACTTGACACCGTGCGCGAGCATTTTCCCGGCGTGGACACGGTGAATGTGCCCGACCTCACGCGCTTTTCCACCCGCTCGTGGGAGGGGTGCGCCTTCGCGCGGCCGCACCTGCGGGCCATTCCGCACATCCGGGCCATCGACCTCAATCCCAAAGAGCCGCTGCCCATGTCGGGCCTGCTGCTGGCGCACGAGATCGACGAGGTGCTGATCGTGACCGGGGACGCCCCCAGCGACATGAACCGCCGCGTATACAACGTGGACGCCGAGGCCGCCATCCGCCGGTTCCGGCGCGAGCTGCCGCACGTGCGCGTGTACGCGGGCCTGGACCCCTACCGCCAGTCCTTCGCCCGCGAGCGCGACTACCTGGAGCGCAAGCTGGAGGCGGGCGCGGTGGGCTTCTTCTCGCAGCCCTTCTTCGACCTGCGGCTGATGGACACCTACGCCGACCTGCTGCCCGAGGGCGCGGAGATGTGGTGGGGCGTGACCAACGTGACCACCGAGGGCTCGGCCAACTACTGGGCGTCGCGCAACAACGCCGTGTTTCCGCGTTCCTTCGACCTCTCGCTGGAATGGAACCGCAAACTGGCGGGAGACGCTCTGCACTTTGCCCGCGACCGGGGCCAGCACGTGTATTTCCAGCCGATCCGCACGGACCTGCGCGAGTATCTGGAAGGGATTCTGTAA